From Pseudomonas hefeiensis, one genomic window encodes:
- a CDS encoding Lrp/AsnC family transcriptional regulator, which yields MSDSRPPVLDEIDRQLIAALQINARESVAMLARQLGIARTTVTSRLARLEKTRVITGYGVRLGQRVIDGGLQAYVGIKVQPRSGKDVLRRLSAMAQVQQLCAVSGEFDYVAWLRTDSPEQLDQLLDQIGSVDGVEKTTTSIILSSKIDRGQPV from the coding sequence TTGTCTGACAGCCGCCCTCCCGTCCTCGACGAAATCGACCGCCAACTGATTGCCGCCCTGCAAATCAATGCCCGGGAAAGCGTCGCCATGCTCGCCCGACAATTGGGCATCGCCCGCACCACCGTGACTTCGCGGCTGGCGCGCCTGGAAAAAACCAGGGTCATCACCGGGTACGGCGTGCGTTTGGGGCAGCGGGTGATAGACGGCGGGTTACAGGCTTACGTCGGCATCAAGGTTCAACCGCGCTCCGGCAAGGACGTGCTGCGGCGCTTGAGTGCGATGGCTCAGGTCCAGCAACTGTGTGCGGTCAGCGGCGAATTCGACTATGTGGCCTGGCTACGCACGGACTCACCGGAGCAGTTGGATCAGTTACTGGATCAGATTGGCAGTGTGGATGGGGTGGAGAAAACCACCACTTCGATCATCCTCAGTAGCAAGATCGACCGGGGGCAGCCGGTCTAG
- the pqqA gene encoding pyrroloquinoline quinone precursor peptide PqqA, which translates to MSWSKPAYIDLRIGFEVTMYFASR; encoded by the coding sequence ATGTCCTGGTCCAAACCCGCATATATCGACCTGCGTATCGGTTTCGAAGTCACCATGTACTTCGCCAGCCGTTGA
- a CDS encoding flavin monoamine oxidase family protein: protein MNKHNRHPADGKKPITIFGPDFPFAFDDWIEHPAGLGSIPAHNHGAEVAIVGAGIAGLVAAYELMKLGLKPVVYEASKMGGRLRSQAFNGAEGVIAELGGMRFPVSSTAFYHYVDKLGLETKPFPNPLTPASGSTVIDLEGQTYYAQKMADLPALFQEVADAWADALEDGSRFGDIQQAIRDRDVPRLKELWNTLVPLWDDRTFYDFVATSKAFAKLSFQHREVFGQVGFGTGGWDSDFPNSMLEIFRVVMTNCDDHQHLVVGGVEQVPHGIWKHVPERCAHWPEGTSLNSLHLGAPRSGVKRIARADDGRFSVTDVWDNTREYAAVLVTCQSWLLTTQIECEEALFSQKMWMALDRTRYMQSSKTFVMVDRPFWKDKDPQTGRDLMSMTLTDRLTRGTYLFDNGDDKPGVICLSYSWMSDALKMLPHPVEKRVKLALDALKKIYPKVDIAARIIGDPITVSWEADPHFLGAFKGALPGHYRYNQRMYAHFMQDDMPAEQRGIFIAGDDVSWTPAWVEGAVQTSLNAVWGIMKHFGGETHPENPGPGDVFDDIGPIALPE, encoded by the coding sequence ATGAACAAGCACAATCGCCACCCAGCAGACGGCAAGAAGCCCATCACCATTTTCGGGCCGGACTTTCCTTTCGCTTTTGACGACTGGATCGAGCATCCCGCTGGCCTGGGCAGTATTCCCGCTCACAACCATGGGGCGGAAGTCGCGATTGTCGGTGCCGGGATCGCCGGTCTGGTGGCGGCCTACGAGTTGATGAAGCTCGGCCTCAAGCCGGTGGTCTACGAAGCGTCGAAAATGGGTGGGCGTCTGCGCTCACAAGCGTTCAACGGCGCCGAGGGTGTCATTGCCGAGCTGGGGGGCATGCGATTTCCGGTATCGTCCACGGCGTTCTATCACTACGTCGACAAACTGGGTCTGGAGACCAAACCGTTTCCCAACCCTTTGACCCCGGCCTCGGGCAGTACGGTCATCGATCTGGAAGGCCAGACCTACTACGCACAAAAGATGGCCGATCTGCCGGCATTGTTCCAGGAAGTGGCCGACGCCTGGGCGGATGCGCTGGAGGACGGGTCGCGCTTCGGCGATATCCAGCAGGCGATTCGCGACCGCGACGTGCCACGCCTCAAGGAACTGTGGAACACCCTGGTACCCCTGTGGGACGACCGCACTTTCTACGACTTCGTTGCCACGTCCAAGGCGTTTGCCAAACTCTCGTTCCAACACCGTGAAGTGTTCGGCCAGGTTGGTTTCGGCACCGGCGGCTGGGATTCGGACTTCCCCAATTCGATGCTGGAAATCTTCCGCGTGGTGATGACCAATTGCGACGATCACCAGCACCTGGTGGTCGGCGGCGTCGAGCAGGTGCCCCATGGCATCTGGAAACATGTGCCGGAGCGCTGCGCGCATTGGCCAGAAGGTACCAGCCTCAATTCGTTGCACCTTGGCGCCCCCCGCAGCGGTGTGAAGCGCATCGCCCGCGCCGACGATGGCCGGTTCAGCGTGACGGATGTGTGGGACAACACCCGCGAATATGCCGCCGTGCTGGTCACCTGCCAAAGCTGGCTGCTGACCACTCAGATCGAATGCGAAGAGGCGCTGTTCTCGCAAAAGATGTGGATGGCCCTGGACCGCACCCGCTACATGCAATCGTCGAAGACTTTCGTGATGGTCGACCGACCGTTCTGGAAGGACAAGGATCCGCAAACCGGCCGCGATCTGATGAGCATGACCCTCACCGATCGCCTCACCCGTGGCACCTATCTGTTCGACAATGGCGATGACAAGCCGGGGGTCATTTGCCTGTCGTACTCGTGGATGAGCGATGCGCTGAAAATGCTCCCCCACCCGGTGGAAAAACGCGTGAAGCTGGCCCTCGATGCCTTGAAGAAGATCTATCCCAAGGTGGACATCGCCGCACGGATCATCGGCGATCCGATCACCGTGTCCTGGGAAGCTGACCCGCATTTCCTCGGCGCTTTCAAAGGTGCCCTGCCCGGCCACTATCGCTACAACCAGCGCATGTACGCACATTTCATGCAGGACGACATGCCGGCCGAACAGCGAGGGATCTTTATTGCTGGCGATGACGTCTCATGGACACCGGCCTGGGTTGAGGGCGCGGTACAGACCTCGCTCAATGCGGTGTGGGGAATCATGAAGCACTTCGGTGGTGAAACTCACCCCGAGAACCCGGGTCCAGGTGATGTGTTCGACGACATCGGTCCGATCGCCCTGCCCGAATAA
- the pqqB gene encoding pyrroloquinoline quinone biosynthesis protein PqqB: protein MFVQILGSAAGGGFPQWNCNCANCAGFRNGSLRAQARTQSSIAISDDGVNWVLCNASPDIRAQLQGFAPMQPGRALRDTGIGAIILMDSQIDHTTGLLSLREGCPHQVWCTDMVHEDLSTGFPLFNMLTHWNGGLSWNRIELDQSFTIAACPNLRFTPLPLRSAAPPYSPHRFDPHPGDNIGLIVEDLRTGGKLFYAPGLGKVDGPLLEIMAGSDCLLVDGTMWDDDEMQRRGVGTRTGREMGHLAQNGPGGMIEVLEQLPEPRKVLIHINNTNPILDEDSPERAELVRRKIEVAYDGMSIEL, encoded by the coding sequence ATGTTTGTCCAGATTCTAGGTTCCGCCGCCGGCGGCGGTTTCCCCCAGTGGAATTGCAACTGCGCCAATTGCGCAGGTTTTCGCAACGGCAGCCTGCGAGCCCAGGCACGCACCCAGTCGTCCATCGCGATTTCCGATGACGGCGTGAACTGGGTACTGTGCAATGCCTCCCCGGACATTCGCGCCCAGCTCCAAGGGTTCGCCCCGATGCAACCTGGCCGGGCACTGCGGGATACCGGTATCGGCGCCATCATTCTGATGGACAGCCAGATCGACCACACCACCGGCCTGCTCAGCCTGCGCGAAGGCTGCCCGCATCAAGTCTGGTGCACCGACATGGTCCATGAAGACCTGAGCACGGGTTTTCCGCTGTTCAACATGCTGACCCACTGGAACGGCGGGCTGAGCTGGAACCGCATCGAACTCGACCAAAGCTTCACCATCGCCGCCTGCCCGAACCTGCGCTTCACTCCACTGCCGCTGCGTAGCGCCGCACCACCCTATTCACCGCACCGCTTCGACCCCCACCCGGGCGACAACATCGGCCTGATCGTCGAAGACCTGCGCACTGGCGGCAAGCTGTTTTACGCCCCAGGCCTGGGCAAGGTCGACGGACCGCTGCTGGAGATCATGGCCGGCAGCGATTGCCTGTTGGTGGACGGCACGATGTGGGACGACGATGAAATGCAGCGTCGTGGCGTCGGCACCCGCACCGGTCGCGAGATGGGCCATCTGGCACAGAACGGGCCCGGCGGGATGATCGAAGTGCTGGAGCAACTGCCTGAGCCGCGCAAAGTCCTTATTCATATCAACAATACCAACCCGATCCTCGACGAAGATTCACCCGAGCGGGCCGAGCTTGTACGTCGAAAGATTGAAGTGGCTTACGACGGAATGAGTATTGAGTTGTAA
- the pqqE gene encoding pyrroloquinoline quinone biosynthesis protein PqqE, whose amino-acid sequence MQSIGSNLPDATSLPPKPEVGLPLWLLAELTYRCPLQCPYCSNPLDFAEQGKELSTEQWFKVFREAREMGAAQLGFSGGEPLVRQDLAELIAEARRLGFYTNLITSGIGLTEQKISDFKKAGLDHIQISFQASDEQVNNLLAGSKKAFAQKLEMARAVKAHGYPMVLNFVTHRHNIDKIDRIIELCIALEADFVELATCQFYGWAQLNRVGLLPTREQLVRAERVTNEYRAKLQAQGNPCKLIFVTPDYYEERPKGCMNGWGSIFLTVTPDGTALPCHGARQLPVQFPNVRDHSMQHIWYDSFGFNRFRGYDWMPEPCRSCDEKEKDFGGCRCQAFMLTGDASNADPVCSKSEHHGVILKAREDAEHATQTIEQLAFRNERNSRLIAKG is encoded by the coding sequence GTGCAGAGCATTGGATCGAACTTGCCTGACGCCACAAGCCTGCCGCCCAAGCCTGAAGTCGGCCTGCCGCTATGGCTGCTGGCCGAGCTGACCTACCGTTGCCCGTTGCAATGCCCATACTGCTCCAATCCGTTGGACTTCGCCGAACAGGGCAAGGAGCTGAGTACCGAGCAGTGGTTCAAAGTGTTTCGCGAGGCTCGTGAGATGGGCGCCGCGCAATTGGGCTTTTCCGGCGGCGAGCCGCTGGTGCGCCAGGACCTGGCCGAACTGATCGCCGAGGCGCGCAGGCTGGGTTTCTACACCAACCTGATCACCTCTGGCATCGGCTTGACCGAGCAGAAAATCAGCGATTTCAAAAAGGCCGGCCTCGACCACATCCAAATCAGCTTCCAGGCCAGCGACGAACAGGTGAACAACCTGCTGGCCGGCTCGAAGAAAGCCTTCGCGCAAAAACTGGAAATGGCCCGGGCGGTCAAGGCCCACGGCTATCCGATGGTGCTGAACTTCGTCACCCATCGGCACAACATCGACAAGATCGACCGCATTATCGAGCTGTGCATCGCCCTAGAAGCCGACTTCGTTGAACTCGCCACCTGCCAGTTCTATGGCTGGGCGCAGCTCAACCGCGTCGGCTTGCTGCCCACCCGGGAACAACTGGTGCGCGCCGAACGTGTCACCAACGAATACCGCGCCAAGCTGCAAGCGCAAGGCAATCCGTGCAAGTTGATCTTCGTCACGCCGGACTACTACGAAGAACGCCCCAAGGGCTGCATGAACGGCTGGGGCAGCATTTTCCTCACCGTCACGCCGGACGGCACGGCATTACCCTGTCACGGTGCCCGCCAACTGCCGGTGCAATTTCCCAATGTGCGCGACCACAGCATGCAGCACATCTGGTACGACTCGTTCGGCTTCAACCGCTTCCGCGGTTATGACTGGATGCCCGAACCGTGCCGCTCCTGCGATGAAAAAGAAAAGGACTTCGGCGGCTGCCGCTGCCAGGCGTTCATGCTCACAGGCGACGCCAGCAACGCTGACCCGGTGTGCAGCAAATCCGAGCACCACGGGGTGATTCTTAAGGCTCGGGAAGACGCCGAGCATGCCACTCAGACGATTGAACAACTGGCCTTTCGCAATGAACGAAACTCACGCCTCATCGCTAAAGGCTGA
- a CDS encoding alanine/glycine:cation symporter family protein, translating into MEFLQTLFGYVDSLTWGWSLIPILVVFGVFITIMSGFVQFEFFGRMFRVLSGKNQNSDPNNLSARQALLVSVGGRVGGGNIAGVAVAITLGGPGAVFWMWCIALIGMATSLVECTLAQIYKRTDGEHSFRGGPADYIRHGLGSNYNWLAIVYAICLLAAFGLGFNAFQGNTVAGAMQDSFGISRFVTGALLVLVTGFVIFGGIKRIAKAADVVVPVMALGYLALALIVIVMNIGEIPALFVRIVSSAFGYEEAIAGGMGAAIAQGLRRGLFSNEAGLGSAPNVAATALVHHPVSQGITQSFSVFIDTIVICSCTAFIILLGDVYVAGATGIDGVVLTQQSLASHFGEWSRYALSLAILLFAFSSIIYNVYLGENALAAITKSKPALLVLRVLILGLIFLGAAAPNATSVFFFSDPMMGILALVNLIAILMLFPTAIRVINDFRAQLKAGVARPVFDPAKFPDLDLDRKAWDTNRWK; encoded by the coding sequence ATGGAATTCCTGCAAACGCTGTTTGGGTATGTCGACAGCCTCACGTGGGGGTGGTCGCTCATACCCATTCTCGTAGTCTTCGGAGTGTTCATCACGATTATGTCGGGTTTCGTCCAGTTCGAATTCTTCGGCCGGATGTTCCGCGTGCTCTCAGGGAAGAACCAGAATAGCGACCCCAACAACCTCAGCGCGCGTCAAGCGCTGCTCGTATCTGTGGGCGGCCGCGTGGGCGGCGGAAACATTGCCGGTGTAGCCGTCGCGATCACACTCGGTGGGCCCGGTGCGGTTTTCTGGATGTGGTGCATCGCGCTCATCGGCATGGCGACCAGTCTCGTCGAATGTACGCTTGCCCAGATTTATAAGCGCACCGACGGGGAACACTCCTTCCGTGGCGGCCCAGCCGACTATATCCGGCATGGCCTCGGGTCGAACTACAACTGGCTTGCGATAGTTTATGCAATCTGTCTGCTGGCGGCCTTCGGCCTTGGCTTCAACGCCTTCCAAGGCAACACTGTTGCCGGCGCGATGCAGGATTCGTTCGGTATCAGCCGCTTTGTGACCGGAGCGCTGCTGGTCCTCGTCACCGGGTTCGTGATCTTTGGTGGCATCAAGCGCATCGCCAAGGCGGCCGACGTCGTGGTGCCCGTCATGGCACTGGGTTACCTGGCGCTTGCCCTGATCGTCATCGTGATGAACATCGGTGAAATTCCGGCGCTCTTCGTACGTATCGTCTCGAGCGCCTTCGGCTATGAAGAAGCCATCGCCGGTGGCATGGGGGCTGCGATCGCGCAAGGCTTGCGCCGCGGGCTGTTCTCAAACGAGGCGGGGCTTGGTTCGGCACCGAACGTCGCAGCCACTGCGCTGGTCCATCACCCGGTCAGCCAGGGCATCACCCAATCGTTCTCGGTCTTCATCGACACGATCGTGATTTGCTCGTGCACGGCTTTCATCATCCTGCTGGGTGATGTCTATGTTGCCGGTGCAACAGGCATCGACGGTGTCGTGCTGACACAACAGTCACTGGCCAGCCATTTTGGTGAGTGGTCGCGCTACGCGTTGAGTCTGGCGATCCTGCTCTTCGCCTTCTCGTCCATCATCTATAACGTCTATCTGGGTGAAAACGCACTGGCGGCCATCACCAAATCCAAACCCGCCCTGCTGGTGCTGCGCGTGTTGATCCTGGGCTTGATTTTCCTCGGCGCCGCCGCCCCGAACGCCACCTCGGTCTTCTTCTTCTCAGACCCGATGATGGGCATTCTGGCACTTGTGAACCTGATTGCGATTCTGATGCTGTTCCCTACCGCAATACGGGTGATCAACGACTTCCGCGCGCAGTTGAAAGCCGGTGTGGCAAGGCCAGTCTTTGATCCGGCAAAATTCCCCGACCTCGATCTCGACCGCAAGGCATGGGATACGAATCGCTGGAAATGA
- the pqqC gene encoding pyrroloquinoline-quinone synthase PqqC encodes MTDTPLSPAEFEAALRAKGAYYHIHHPYHVAMYEGRATREQIQGWVANRFYYQVNIPLKDAAILANCPNREIRREWIQRLLDHDGAPGEDGGIEAWLRLGQAVGLDPDQLRSQELVLPGVRFAVDAYVNFARRASWQEAASSSLTEMFAPQIHQSRLDSWPQHYPWIDPAGYEYFRTRLGQARRDVEHGLAITLQHYTTREGQERMLEILQFKLDILWSMLDAMSMAYELNRPPYHSVTGQRVWHKGITL; translated from the coding sequence ATGACTGACACCCCCCTGTCCCCCGCCGAGTTCGAAGCGGCCCTGCGTGCCAAGGGTGCGTATTACCACATTCATCACCCGTATCACGTGGCGATGTATGAGGGCCGCGCCACTCGCGAGCAGATCCAGGGCTGGGTCGCGAACCGTTTTTACTATCAGGTGAACATCCCGCTCAAGGATGCCGCGATCCTGGCCAACTGCCCGAACCGGGAAATCCGCCGCGAGTGGATCCAGCGCCTGCTCGACCATGACGGCGCGCCCGGTGAAGACGGCGGCATCGAAGCCTGGTTGCGGCTGGGTCAGGCGGTGGGTCTGGATCCCGATCAACTGCGCTCCCAGGAACTGGTGCTGCCGGGCGTGCGCTTCGCGGTGGATGCCTACGTCAACTTCGCCCGCCGGGCCAGTTGGCAGGAAGCCGCCAGCAGCTCCCTGACCGAAATGTTCGCACCGCAGATCCATCAGTCGCGCCTGGACAGCTGGCCGCAGCATTACCCCTGGATCGACCCCGCCGGCTACGAATACTTCCGCACCCGCCTGGGCCAGGCCCGGCGTGACGTGGAGCATGGCCTGGCGATTACCTTGCAGCATTACACCACCCGCGAAGGCCAGGAGCGCATGCTGGAGATTCTCCAGTTCAAACTGGACATCCTCTGGAGCATGCTCGATGCCATGAGCATGGCCTACGAATTGAATCGCCCGCCCTACCACAGCGTGACCGGACAACGGGTGTGGCACAAAGGAATTACCTTATGA
- the pqqF gene encoding pyrroloquinoline quinone biosynthesis protein PqqF codes for MPVPDSLRPHTEILANGLRVTLRHVPGLKRSAAVLRVAAGSHDAPLAWPGMAHLLEHLFFLGTERFPAGENLMAYVQRHGGQVNARTSERTTDFFFELPPATFADGLERLWDMLAQPRLDEADQLREREVLHAEFIAWSQDAAAQRQLALYDGVSASHPLRGFHAGNRDSLAVEHAEFQTALHDFYRRFYQSGQMVLSLAGPQSIDALKTLAEQFSNHVPTGEAVARPAPPKLMASSQPRYQQAHEGCFDLLFAFEALPAASPQALDFLCTWLNSSKPGGLLATLRQRGLADSLKATALYEFAGQALLHIEFKHGNAQAAEHIQPLLHDWLGFFSAQNDWAPLRQEFTALLQRRQETGSALQLAHWDCEGRDTPLLANDLVRLREILKQLNPANNVVEPWQLPAPNPFLQTPSEAPRAGLIRGQTSAHRGLRTFAQDRSRGRRERSPMQFSQALPDNGREGAVYLRWQLTTQAPLDVQSRLDRHLEDVREEARQAGVDVSFEPSGHQCLLKLVGLQAPIPLVLEHVLAKLAQPLPMAQAGDEPPSMAIRQLLKVLPNHCRQSSALPMPDSDQNVWATARWDGLSIGLSAATQGALGPVLGRVPGNAGEDVSLTTAPRGQRIWHTLQTHGEEAAVLLFCPTATLALTDEAAWRWLAQLCQTPFYQRLRVDLQLGYAVFSGLKQIDGQTGVLFGVQSPSLSATQLIAHIEQFLAALPALIQQLDDSSLTGQQRALAAQLQSSTLPFAQAAELLWQGKLAGRSSDYLEQLAAAILCLDRAQLEAAAQSLIDAQGGWYCLSNGGCAPEHW; via the coding sequence ATGCCGGTCCCCGACTCCCTCCGCCCCCACACTGAAATCCTGGCCAACGGCTTGCGGGTGACCTTGCGTCATGTCCCGGGCCTCAAGCGCAGCGCCGCGGTACTGCGCGTCGCCGCCGGCAGCCATGATGCCCCTCTGGCCTGGCCGGGCATGGCGCACTTGCTCGAACATCTGTTCTTCCTCGGCACCGAACGGTTTCCCGCCGGGGAGAACCTGATGGCCTACGTGCAGCGGCACGGCGGTCAGGTCAATGCGCGCACCAGTGAACGCACCACGGATTTTTTCTTCGAACTGCCTCCCGCAACCTTCGCCGACGGGCTGGAACGGCTGTGGGACATGCTCGCCCAGCCACGTCTGGATGAAGCTGATCAGTTGCGGGAACGCGAAGTGCTACACGCAGAATTCATCGCCTGGTCCCAGGATGCGGCCGCCCAGCGACAGCTTGCCTTGTACGACGGAGTGTCAGCGTCCCACCCGCTGCGGGGTTTTCACGCCGGCAATCGCGACAGTCTCGCGGTGGAGCACGCAGAATTCCAAACCGCATTGCACGACTTCTATCGCCGTTTCTACCAAAGCGGCCAGATGGTCCTGAGCCTGGCCGGCCCGCAAAGTATCGATGCCTTGAAAACGCTGGCGGAACAGTTCAGCAACCATGTACCGACCGGTGAAGCGGTTGCCAGACCGGCACCGCCAAAACTGATGGCGTCGTCCCAGCCCCGTTATCAACAGGCTCACGAAGGTTGTTTCGACCTGCTGTTCGCCTTCGAAGCGTTGCCCGCCGCCTCGCCCCAAGCCCTGGACTTTCTCTGTACGTGGCTGAACTCCAGCAAACCGGGCGGCCTGCTCGCCACGTTGCGTCAGCGCGGCCTGGCTGACAGCCTCAAGGCCACCGCGCTGTATGAGTTTGCCGGACAGGCACTGCTGCACATCGAATTCAAGCACGGCAACGCTCAGGCAGCGGAGCATATCCAACCGTTGCTGCACGACTGGCTGGGATTCTTTTCCGCCCAAAACGACTGGGCACCGTTGCGCCAGGAGTTCACCGCGTTGTTGCAACGTCGGCAGGAGACAGGATCGGCCTTGCAGTTAGCCCACTGGGACTGCGAAGGACGAGACACGCCGCTGCTGGCAAACGACCTCGTGAGGCTCAGGGAAATCCTCAAGCAACTGAATCCTGCCAATAACGTCGTGGAACCATGGCAACTGCCCGCGCCCAACCCGTTCCTGCAAACACCCAGTGAAGCGCCTCGCGCCGGGCTGATACGCGGCCAGACCAGCGCCCATCGCGGCTTGCGAACCTTCGCCCAGGACCGCTCCCGGGGCCGACGGGAACGCTCGCCCATGCAGTTCAGCCAGGCGCTGCCAGACAACGGCCGTGAAGGCGCGGTTTACCTGCGCTGGCAACTGACGACCCAGGCACCGCTCGACGTTCAATCCAGGCTCGACCGACACTTGGAGGATGTGCGCGAAGAGGCTCGGCAGGCCGGCGTGGACGTCAGTTTCGAACCCTCCGGCCATCAATGCCTGCTGAAACTGGTCGGCTTGCAGGCACCGATCCCGTTGGTGCTCGAACACGTTCTGGCGAAGCTTGCCCAACCGCTGCCAATGGCCCAGGCCGGTGACGAACCCCCATCGATGGCGATTCGACAGCTGTTGAAGGTGTTGCCAAATCATTGCCGGCAATCGTCAGCGCTGCCAATGCCCGACAGCGATCAAAACGTGTGGGCAACGGCTCGCTGGGACGGGCTGTCCATCGGTCTGTCGGCCGCCACCCAAGGGGCGCTTGGGCCGGTGCTGGGCCGCGTACCGGGCAATGCCGGCGAGGACGTCAGCCTGACGACGGCACCGCGCGGGCAACGCATCTGGCATACGCTCCAGACCCACGGCGAAGAAGCGGCCGTGTTGCTGTTTTGCCCGACGGCCACCCTGGCGCTGACCGACGAAGCCGCCTGGCGCTGGCTGGCACAGCTGTGCCAGACGCCGTTCTACCAGCGCCTGCGCGTCGACTTGCAGTTGGGTTATGCGGTGTTCAGTGGGTTGAAGCAGATCGATGGACAAACCGGGGTGTTGTTCGGCGTCCAATCGCCCAGCCTCTCGGCAACACAACTGATCGCCCACATCGAGCAATTTCTGGCGGCGTTACCGGCGCTGATCCAGCAGCTCGATGATTCATCCCTGACCGGCCAACAGCGGGCCCTCGCTGCCCAACTCCAGAGCAGTACCCTGCCCTTCGCCCAGGCCGCCGAACTGCTCTGGCAGGGCAAGCTGGCCGGCCGCTCGTCGGATTATCTTGAACAACTCGCCGCTGCCATCCTGTGCCTGGACCGCGCCCAGCTAGAAGCAGCCGCCCAGAGTTTGATCGATGCGCAAGGGGGATGGTATTGCCTGAGCAACGGCGGCTGCGCGCCAGAACACTGGTAA
- a CDS encoding carbon-nitrogen hydrolase family protein — translation MRVALYQCSPLPLDPAANLQRLHQVALEARGADVLVLPEMFLTGYNIGVDAVNVLAEVYNGEWAQQIARIAKAAGLAIAYGYPERSEDGQIYNAVQLIDAHGERLANYRKSHLFGDLDHAMFSAGDSELPIVELNGWKLGFLICYDLEFPENARRLALAGAELILVPTANMQPYEFIADVTVRARAIENQCFVAYANYCGHEGELQYCGQSSIAAPDGSRPALAGLDEALIVGELDRQLMEDCRAAYNYLHDRRPELYDDLHKH, via the coding sequence ATGCGCGTAGCCCTTTACCAATGTTCACCGCTGCCGCTGGATCCGGCCGCCAACCTGCAACGCCTGCATCAGGTGGCGCTGGAGGCCAGGGGCGCCGATGTGTTGGTGTTGCCGGAAATGTTCCTGACCGGCTACAACATTGGCGTCGACGCGGTGAATGTATTGGCCGAGGTCTACAACGGCGAATGGGCGCAGCAGATCGCTCGCATCGCCAAGGCGGCCGGCCTGGCCATCGCATATGGTTACCCAGAACGCAGTGAAGACGGGCAGATTTACAACGCGGTGCAACTGATCGATGCCCATGGCGAACGTCTGGCAAATTATCGAAAGAGTCACCTGTTTGGCGATCTGGATCACGCGATGTTCAGCGCTGGCGATAGCGAGCTGCCCATCGTGGAGCTGAACGGCTGGAAACTCGGCTTTCTGATCTGCTATGACCTGGAGTTTCCGGAAAATGCCCGGCGCCTGGCCCTGGCCGGTGCCGAACTGATCCTGGTGCCCACCGCCAACATGCAGCCCTACGAGTTCATCGCCGATGTCACCGTGCGCGCCCGGGCCATCGAAAATCAGTGTTTCGTGGCTTACGCCAATTATTGCGGTCATGAAGGTGAATTGCAGTACTGCGGCCAAAGCAGCATCGCCGCCCCGGATGGCAGCCGCCCTGCCCTTGCCGGGCTGGACGAGGCCTTGATCGTGGGTGAGCTGGATCGGCAACTGATGGAAGATTGCCGTGCGGCCTACAACTACCTGCACGATCGCCGTCCTGAGCTTTACGACGACTTGCACAAACACTGA
- the pqqD gene encoding pyrroloquinoline quinone biosynthesis peptide chaperone PqqD translates to MSFDRSKTPRWRPGYRFQYEPAQKGHVLLYPEGMIKLNDSASLIGGLIDGERDVAAIIGELEKQFPDVPQLGDDIEQFMEVARAEHWIELA, encoded by the coding sequence ATGAGTTTCGACCGCAGCAAGACCCCACGCTGGCGCCCCGGTTATCGCTTTCAGTACGAGCCGGCACAGAAGGGCCACGTGCTGCTCTATCCTGAAGGCATGATCAAGCTCAACGACAGCGCTTCGCTGATTGGCGGCCTGATCGACGGTGAACGGGATGTCGCGGCCATCATCGGTGAGTTGGAGAAGCAGTTCCCCGACGTGCCGCAACTCGGTGACGACATCGAGCAATTCATGGAGGTCGCCCGTGCAGAGCATTGGATCGAACTTGCCTGA